TGCTGCAAGTGGTATCAAACGTTTATTGAATAGCGTCTGCGCAGCATCACCTTCGTCTCTGTACACATGACTTTTTTCCTGCACAAAGGCTTTTGTAACAGATTTTCCCAGCACAGATATCGCCAGTTGATTAGCAAGCGTTCCGGAAGGCATATAAATAGCAGCCTCCTTGCCGGTAATGTTCAAACACATATCCAGCAGCTTTTTCATAGTACCGTCAGTCGCATAGCTGTCCCGCTCTATCGGATCTTTAGCCTGTATCGCCTGCAATTGTGCAATAAAATCATCAGGTCTGTAAAAAATACCATCATTAATAAAATATACAGCATCGCTATCTTTCAGGATTTTCTTCTTCGACCCGAAATCAGCAAAACTGGTTGAAGGAATAATCTGGCCAATGGCTGGAAGCGCCAAACCGGATAACTTTAAGAAATCACGACGTTTAAAAGATGACATAGGCATAAAAGTTAAAACAGCAATTATCAAAGAATTTGATGGGTTTCCTTAATACTATTCATCACAAAAATACTTTTTGTCTGTCCGATTCCCTCTATTTCGGATAATTTATTGACAAAAAAATCATGGAAATCATCCATATTCGGAGCCAGAATTTTAAGCATGAAGTCAAAATCACCACTTATATTATAAAATTCGACTACTTCTTTAAGTCTGACCACTTCTTCAATAAATTTTCCGGCCGCTTTCTTATTATGCGCACTAAGTGCTATCATACAGAGTACCATCATTCCCTTGTTGACCCTTTTACGGTCTACAACTGTCGTGTATTCCTGTATAACGCCCTGTTTCTCCATTCGTTTGATCCGTTCATGTGTCGGTGTCGCACTCAGATTGATCCGGGTCGCAATATCCCTTACACTTAATTTGGCATCCTTTTGAAGCAATCGAAGAATAGCCAGGTCTTTCTCATCCAGTATATAATTTTCCTGTTGCATTTGTTCTGTTTTAAAGGTGTTAAATGTATTGATTCGGAACGATTGATGAATAATTTAGCTTGTTATTGTACTTTTGTTCCAAATTTAGCCAATAATTTTTACATACGTTCTTTGAAAGGTAATTTTGTCAGAAATTTCAAGCACATGCAGACGAGAAAAAATCTCATATTAATATTAGCATCCGTAGGTACATTTGTAGAAGCACTGGACATCGCGATTATCAATCTTACTATTCCCGCAATACAAGAGCAATTTGGTATAGGTAGTGACAGTGTACAATGGTTACAAACGTTGTATGTGCTTTTTTTTGGAGGTTTTCTGATTATAGGCGGTAAACTTTCGGATCAGGTGGGGCGAAAAAAGATCTTTTTGTGGGGAGCTGCACTGTTTATGCTGACCTCATTAGGCGCCGGACTATCGACAGATTTTATAATGTTGGCCGTTTTCAGAGCCTTGCAGGGACTGGGTGCAGCACTTATTATGCCTGCTGCGCTCTCGTTAGTGACCAATACGTTCAGAGAAACACAGGAGCGCAATCGTGCATTAGGTGTTTTTAGTTCATTTGCCGCTATAGGATCCGGCAGCGGACTTTCTATTGGAGGTATTATAAGTACCTACCTGAGCTGGCACTGGGTATTTCTGATTAATGTTCCTATACTATTAGTGACTTTGGTGCTGGCAGTTTTCTATCTGCCCGTGGATGAGAAACCAGCTGTACGTGCAAAGACAGATACTGTATCGGGTATTTTGCTTGTGTTGGGATTACTGAGCCTGACCTATGGCACACATGAACTGATGCATATTGCACAACAGCCGCTTCTTCTAGGAGGTTCATTATTGCTTGCGGTAGCACTTCTGGTCATTGTTTTTATACGTTTGAGATCTGTTGCCGAACCATTGATAGATCTTCAGTTATTCAGAAATACAGCATTGGTGGTTTCTAATCTTGCCTTTTTTACGTTAGGTGCGTTTTTTATCGGCTTTTTATTTCTTATTTCCCTGATGTTGCAAAAAGACATGGGGCATACAGCCGCGGCAGCCGGTCTTATGCTGGTCCCTTTCAGTATCTTGTCCGCACTGGTGGCCAAATTTGTATTGCCACAAATATCCAAGCTATTGAATCCGGTCAGAATGGGTATTCTAGGCTGGTCCTGTATGTTTTTAGGGGCTGTTTCTCTTTTTGTCTCCGTCTACACAGGTCATCCTGTTTGGTTAGTATTACTAGGTGCAGCCTGTATTTCAGGGATTGGCATGACGTTCTGTTTCACCAGCTTATCCGTTTTGGGCATTCGTGGTGTAGACCCGGCCTGCTATGGTATAGCTTCCAGTCTGACAAGTACCAGCTACTTTCTGGGAGCCGGAATCGGACTTTCATTTATGACATTGCTGAGTCAGCTGTTTCCTTCCGAATGGGTGGTCGGAGGCCTGAGCATAGGTATTCTGGTGGTCTATGCACTGCTAGCGATAGGTTTGTTAGTATACCTTATTTTGACAGATCAGAAGGTCAGACAAAGCAATCTGGCTGTGTCCTAAGATTTTGAGTAGGAATATAATACATGCTCAGCTTTCTTTATATCGAAAGATCCATTTCCAGGTGAATATCCTGAGGCTCTGC
The Sphingobacterium spiritivorum genome window above contains:
- a CDS encoding Lrp/AsnC family transcriptional regulator; protein product: MQQENYILDEKDLAILRLLQKDAKLSVRDIATRINLSATPTHERIKRMEKQGVIQEYTTVVDRKRVNKGMMVLCMIALSAHNKKAAGKFIEEVVRLKEVVEFYNISGDFDFMLKILAPNMDDFHDFFVNKLSEIEGIGQTKSIFVMNSIKETHQIL
- a CDS encoding MFS transporter codes for the protein MQTRKNLILILASVGTFVEALDIAIINLTIPAIQEQFGIGSDSVQWLQTLYVLFFGGFLIIGGKLSDQVGRKKIFLWGAALFMLTSLGAGLSTDFIMLAVFRALQGLGAALIMPAALSLVTNTFRETQERNRALGVFSSFAAIGSGSGLSIGGIISTYLSWHWVFLINVPILLVTLVLAVFYLPVDEKPAVRAKTDTVSGILLVLGLLSLTYGTHELMHIAQQPLLLGGSLLLAVALLVIVFIRLRSVAEPLIDLQLFRNTALVVSNLAFFTLGAFFIGFLFLISLMLQKDMGHTAAAAGLMLVPFSILSALVAKFVLPQISKLLNPVRMGILGWSCMFLGAVSLFVSVYTGHPVWLVLLGAACISGIGMTFCFTSLSVLGIRGVDPACYGIASSLTSTSYFLGAGIGLSFMTLLSQLFPSEWVVGGLSIGILVVYALLAIGLLVYLILTDQKVRQSNLAVS